A genomic stretch from Chitinophaga agri includes:
- a CDS encoding retron St85 family RNA-directed DNA polymerase, with protein sequence MAEGLTRQQLYDRIRSSTKEEVILEEMTRLGFWTRNQAMPAPSEVLIRRESELRRELNKLVEEQQRYRNKEKILSDLRQQRMAAAKARRAETKLRKEEKRKERAAQWAIEKEKNIVYLGEDVSAGLNKVVSDEEKLKAAGLPVYHDGLALAAAMGITIGKLRFLSFNRKVANVSHYKRFYIPKKSGGKRLISAPMPQLKAAQYWILENILYKVKLSESAHGFVPGRSIVTNATHHVGQDIVINIDLKDFFPTIAYKRVKGLFSKFGYSEQVATILALLCTEPEVEQVALDGREYHVATTERHLPQGAPCSPAITNIICYKLDRRFEGLARRFGYAYTRYADDMTFSAKEAAGDNAGKLIWGVKQIVKEEGFVIHPDKLKVMRKGDKREVTGVVVNEKLSIDRETLRKFRALLHQISVSGLEGKQWGKGSLVNSIEGYINYVQMVKPEAGQQLKAKWQLLLGREDVKTQVRAAATAAPILIPPVAPAQEEPKDGEKPWWDVM encoded by the coding sequence ATGGCAGAAGGATTGACGCGTCAACAACTATATGACCGTATCAGATCATCCACCAAAGAGGAAGTGATCCTGGAGGAAATGACCCGCCTCGGTTTCTGGACAAGAAATCAGGCAATGCCTGCTCCCTCGGAAGTATTGATCCGCAGGGAAAGTGAATTGCGCAGGGAACTTAATAAGTTGGTAGAAGAGCAACAACGTTACCGGAATAAGGAAAAGATACTGAGCGACTTGCGCCAGCAACGTATGGCAGCTGCAAAAGCCAGAAGAGCCGAAACCAAGTTGCGCAAGGAAGAAAAGCGTAAGGAACGAGCGGCCCAATGGGCTATCGAAAAAGAAAAGAACATCGTCTACCTGGGCGAGGATGTATCCGCAGGCCTGAACAAGGTTGTCTCCGATGAAGAGAAACTGAAAGCAGCAGGACTCCCTGTCTATCATGATGGTCTGGCGCTGGCAGCAGCGATGGGTATTACAATTGGTAAACTCCGTTTCCTGTCTTTTAACAGAAAGGTGGCCAATGTCTCCCATTACAAACGTTTCTACATACCCAAGAAGTCTGGCGGTAAGCGACTGATCTCGGCGCCTATGCCGCAGTTAAAGGCCGCTCAGTACTGGATCCTGGAAAATATCCTCTATAAAGTAAAACTAAGTGAGTCAGCGCATGGTTTCGTACCCGGCAGGTCGATCGTTACTAATGCGACACATCACGTGGGACAGGACATTGTGATCAATATCGATCTCAAGGACTTCTTTCCTACCATCGCCTATAAACGCGTAAAGGGATTGTTCAGCAAGTTCGGTTACAGTGAGCAGGTAGCGACCATCCTCGCATTACTCTGTACAGAGCCCGAAGTGGAACAGGTTGCCCTTGACGGTCGTGAATACCATGTAGCAACAACTGAACGGCATCTGCCACAGGGCGCACCGTGTAGCCCGGCTATTACCAATATCATTTGCTACAAACTGGATCGCAGGTTTGAAGGACTAGCACGCCGTTTTGGCTATGCCTATACCCGTTACGCGGACGATATGACCTTTTCTGCCAAAGAAGCCGCAGGAGATAATGCGGGGAAGCTCATATGGGGTGTGAAACAGATCGTAAAGGAAGAAGGCTTTGTGATCCATCCGGATAAGCTGAAAGTCATGCGTAAAGGCGATAAAAGAGAAGTAACCGGTGTAGTGGTCAACGAAAAACTGAGCATTGACAGGGAAACTCTCCGGAAATTCAGGGCCCTGCTGCACCAGATATCCGTATCAGGCCTGGAAGGTAAGCAATGGGGAAAAGGAAGCCTGGTCAATAGCATTGAGGGTTACATTAACTATGTACAGATGGTGAAGCCGGAAGCAGGCCAGCAATTGAAAGCCAAATGGCAGCTGCTCCTGGGGCGTGAAGATGTGAAAACACAGGTACGTGCAGCAGCAACTGCGGCACCAATCTTGATCCCTCCGGTAGCACCGGCACAGGAAGAACCGAAAGATGGAGAAAAGCCCTGGTGGGATGTAATGTAG
- a CDS encoding cytochrome P450 yields MTPTTLKSPTSWHQQMQDEQPVYFDPAFRFYFGGQGAWQVYRHRDVQRVLSDYEVFSNEYMPKSDDNLLGSNLNQTDPPRHRQLRALVTKAFAPAIMARLETWIHQECMDLLQPALAKGEMDFVKAFSIPLPGRVTAQLLGVPNQDHDQVNAWINAISGDPAVIGMEAYFQAQREMGQLFMSLLQERTKAPQADLISHLLQAEIDGEKLSVPDTLAFCIALLIAGNETTNGFLANAMYTFATMPDVQAHLQTTIADLPPALNEVLRYQPPVQSMCRMAKMDVELGGQLIRKGDLVNAWLSAANRDPTVFHDPETFNIHRDNIKMVSFGHGAHYCIGAMLARMEAKIAFEIIFEKMKNITLKPGGMPTRNPSTIVAGFLDLPIIFDQK; encoded by the coding sequence ATGACTCCAACTACGTTAAAATCCCCTACGTCCTGGCATCAGCAAATGCAGGACGAACAACCAGTTTATTTCGACCCCGCATTCAGGTTTTACTTTGGTGGCCAGGGCGCCTGGCAGGTGTATCGTCACAGAGATGTGCAACGGGTACTCAGCGACTATGAAGTATTCTCTAATGAATACATGCCTAAGTCTGATGATAATCTCCTTGGCAGCAATCTGAACCAGACAGACCCTCCACGGCACCGGCAGTTACGTGCACTGGTCACCAAAGCCTTCGCTCCTGCCATTATGGCCAGACTGGAAACCTGGATACACCAGGAATGTATGGATCTGTTGCAGCCTGCCTTAGCAAAAGGGGAAATGGATTTCGTGAAAGCATTTTCTATTCCGCTGCCTGGTCGTGTCACCGCGCAACTACTGGGTGTACCTAACCAGGACCATGACCAGGTAAATGCCTGGATCAATGCCATCTCCGGTGATCCTGCGGTAATAGGTATGGAGGCGTATTTTCAGGCGCAACGGGAAATGGGGCAATTGTTTATGTCCCTGCTGCAGGAAAGGACCAAAGCACCACAGGCCGATCTGATCTCTCATCTTCTGCAGGCAGAGATTGACGGGGAAAAGCTGAGCGTGCCCGATACACTGGCCTTTTGTATAGCACTGCTCATTGCGGGCAATGAGACGACCAACGGCTTTCTGGCTAATGCCATGTATACCTTTGCCACCATGCCTGATGTGCAGGCACACCTGCAAACGACTATAGCCGATCTACCCCCAGCCCTGAATGAAGTACTCCGGTATCAACCGCCTGTGCAAAGCATGTGTCGTATGGCAAAAATGGATGTTGAGCTGGGTGGGCAACTCATCCGAAAGGGCGACCTGGTAAACGCGTGGTTGTCCGCCGCAAACCGTGATCCCACCGTATTCCACGATCCGGAGACTTTCAATATACACAGGGACAATATCAAAATGGTCAGCTTTGGCCATGGTGCACATTATTGTATAGGCGCCATGCTGGCAAGAATGGAAGCTAAAATCGCTTTTGAGATCATCTTTGAAAAAATGAAGAACATTACACTGAAGCCAGGGGGAATGCCTACAAGGAATCCAAGTACGATTGTAGCCGGGTTTCTCGACCTGCCAATTATCTTTGATCAAAAATAA
- a CDS encoding ATP-binding protein — protein sequence MSLLQHITTTGYRRVTDEDKRRSVKIVNTLALVTAVMSGVFGFGCYFLTWNFEMSAPAIIESLLLSAVIISNRFGKFTAAALALIIINNVSIQYYSAIMGRVTEVHLLFIFLVGLSLLVFEREKSMRVLSIGLTIFAFLAGEFNMYFRFISPIVPPEEHSPVHFVIRWVTIPSILLLDLLVIYYYVRNIERLRKKEMLHVQEMLKAVKEHNRDLEILTAQLAKATDAKTVFVRETSHEIRTPLNAIFGISQLLQLKVAQDRSLAPIRQLADHLYAASYNTREIINNVLEFSRIEAGKQDTPQLAAFNIREWLEGIVNMHQYVASVKTVRIRTTVAEELPQLITGDKVLLSKTLNNLLSNAIKFTQQESTVTLDVFKVDHKWCLQVTDQGEGIRADRLSTIFDAFVTERNIFLEGTGLGLHITRHLATSMGGDIKVYSVMGKGTTFTVTLPLEEAAELCGHHDNEEDDEAGSLTDTSILIIEDDKMSQLILSRFLNGLGSRTIVAADGMEGLLLARASRPDIIILDSHIPGLSGKDTLAEIRADDILKHIPVIIASGDAFKENAEELLLAGANDYLVKPIEFKTLQTKLNKYLKANAHL from the coding sequence ATGAGTCTACTTCAACACATTACTACAACTGGCTACCGTAGAGTGACAGATGAAGACAAACGACGATCGGTGAAAATTGTTAATACCCTTGCCCTGGTGACAGCCGTCATGTCAGGTGTATTCGGGTTTGGCTGTTATTTTCTTACGTGGAACTTTGAGATGTCCGCGCCCGCGATCATCGAGTCTTTACTGCTCTCTGCCGTCATTATTTCCAACCGCTTCGGAAAGTTCACCGCCGCCGCCCTGGCACTGATCATTATCAACAACGTCAGTATTCAGTACTACAGTGCCATTATGGGGCGTGTTACAGAAGTTCATCTGCTTTTCATTTTCCTAGTGGGACTGTCCCTCCTGGTATTCGAAAGAGAAAAGTCTATGCGCGTGCTGAGCATAGGACTGACTATCTTCGCGTTCCTTGCCGGAGAATTCAATATGTATTTCCGGTTCATTTCTCCGATCGTTCCTCCGGAAGAACATTCCCCCGTCCATTTCGTCATACGATGGGTCACTATTCCCAGTATCCTGCTGCTCGATCTCCTGGTGATCTATTATTATGTGCGCAACATAGAACGGCTGCGTAAAAAGGAAATGCTGCACGTACAGGAAATGCTCAAAGCCGTAAAGGAACATAACAGAGACCTGGAAATACTAACCGCGCAACTTGCCAAAGCCACTGACGCCAAAACAGTATTCGTACGGGAGACAAGCCATGAGATCCGTACCCCTCTCAATGCCATATTCGGTATCAGCCAGCTGCTGCAACTGAAGGTAGCGCAGGACAGATCTCTGGCTCCCATTCGGCAGCTGGCCGACCATCTGTATGCTGCCAGTTACAATACCCGGGAGATCATCAACAACGTACTGGAGTTTTCCCGTATTGAGGCTGGCAAACAGGACACGCCGCAGCTCGCCGCCTTTAATATACGTGAGTGGCTGGAAGGTATCGTCAATATGCACCAGTATGTGGCCAGTGTTAAAACAGTACGGATTAGAACAACCGTTGCAGAAGAGCTGCCACAGCTCATTACCGGCGACAAGGTCCTGCTCTCCAAAACACTGAACAATCTCCTTTCCAACGCTATCAAATTCACACAGCAGGAAAGTACCGTTACACTCGACGTCTTTAAGGTGGACCACAAATGGTGCCTGCAGGTGACTGACCAGGGCGAAGGAATACGGGCCGACAGGTTGTCCACCATCTTTGATGCCTTTGTCACGGAGCGGAACATTTTCCTGGAAGGTACCGGTCTTGGACTACATATCACCCGTCACCTGGCCACATCTATGGGCGGTGATATCAAGGTCTACAGCGTGATGGGCAAGGGCACTACATTCACCGTCACCCTTCCCCTCGAAGAAGCAGCAGAATTATGTGGCCACCATGACAATGAAGAAGACGATGAAGCAGGCAGCCTGACCGATACCAGCATTCTTATTATAGAAGACGATAAAATGAGTCAGCTGATCCTGTCCAGGTTCCTTAATGGTTTAGGCAGCCGTACGATCGTTGCTGCGGATGGCATGGAGGGCCTCTTACTTGCAAGAGCTTCCCGGCCAGATATCATCATACTGGACTCACATATTCCGGGGCTCAGTGGAAAAGATACGCTGGCCGAAATACGGGCCGACGACATATTAAAACATATCCCTGTTATTATTGCCAGTGGTGACGCATTTAAAGAAAACGCCGAAGAACTATTACTGGCCGGCGCTAACGATTACCTGGTGAAACCTATAGAGTTCAAAACACTACAAACTAAGCTAAATAAATATCTGAAGGCTAACGCTCATCTCTGA
- a CDS encoding terpene synthase family protein, with protein sequence MYTHQLPGLYCPFPAILNQYVIKADRHTTLWVKRHQLVTNEATWSYYHKQRFTWMVARMFPTADLNALSIAADLNTLLFVLDDQFDEHGEGTALIKQRIQFEQMVHSLIGIMKHNRQVSLERGGPVLSAVSDFWKRIRKLGNLGWQVRFIESLQQAFAANLWRIEQVSRGQLPTLEAYMKWRPFFSGANFFAHLLEAIEGFSLPDYVFLDGTVKKLIGLCSNTICWANDLFSFNKELEQGDEMNIVMLIRNTEGCTMGEAIAAAVMIHDEQVRQFEHLSAQLPSFGAATDEQLARYVRALSVMMKGNIEWSVKDTTRYRFTMQAV encoded by the coding sequence ATGTACACGCATCAATTGCCGGGCTTATACTGCCCTTTTCCTGCTATTTTAAATCAGTATGTAATAAAAGCGGACAGACACACAACGCTTTGGGTTAAAAGACATCAACTCGTAACCAATGAAGCCACCTGGTCCTATTATCACAAACAACGATTCACCTGGATGGTGGCCAGGATGTTCCCTACTGCCGATCTCAATGCATTGAGCATAGCGGCAGACCTCAATACTTTATTGTTTGTACTCGATGATCAGTTTGATGAACATGGGGAGGGCACAGCACTCATAAAACAGCGGATACAATTTGAACAAATGGTACATTCACTGATCGGTATTATGAAGCACAACCGGCAGGTATCGCTGGAGAGGGGTGGGCCTGTGTTAAGCGCGGTGAGTGATTTCTGGAAACGGATCAGGAAACTGGGAAACCTGGGCTGGCAGGTCAGGTTTATAGAAAGTCTGCAGCAGGCGTTTGCTGCAAACCTCTGGCGTATAGAACAGGTTAGCCGGGGGCAGTTACCTACACTGGAGGCGTATATGAAATGGCGGCCGTTTTTCAGTGGGGCCAATTTCTTTGCCCATCTGCTGGAGGCGATAGAGGGATTCTCATTACCCGACTATGTATTCCTGGATGGCACAGTTAAAAAACTGATCGGGCTTTGCAGCAATACGATCTGCTGGGCTAACGATCTGTTCTCTTTTAACAAGGAGCTGGAACAGGGTGATGAAATGAATATCGTTATGCTGATCCGTAACACAGAAGGATGTACGATGGGGGAAGCGATAGCTGCTGCTGTAATGATACACGATGAGCAGGTAAGGCAATTTGAGCATCTTTCAGCACAGCTGCCATCTTTCGGTGCGGCCACAGATGAGCAGTTAGCACGCTATGTGCGGGCGCTGTCAGTGATGATGAAAGGAAATATTGAGTGGAGCGTGAAAGATACGACAAGGTATCGCTTTACGATGCAGGCGGTATAG
- a CDS encoding M1 family metallopeptidase, producing the protein MTINKILLCSGILLASLGNVAVGQTTTSKYDQHEVFGPLFYPANGNEYRSASGAPGHKYWQNRADYTINVVLDTATHRVDGSVAITYKNNSPDKLGFLWLQLDQNIYKEDSRGAATSVVTGGRFANRSFTEGYKIKSVSVAINGKKTNVKYSVTDTRLQLILPEDLKADGGVAKVYVDYAYEVPQYGTDRTGRLKTRYGWVYEIAQWYPRMEVYDDILGWNSIPYQGAAEFYLEYGDFDYTITAPAGMVVVGSGALVNEAQVLTPKQLAQLAKARNSEQTVMIKDSAEVAAAKPGTGMLSWHFQCKNARDISWAASTAFIWDAARINLPSGKKTLAQSVYPVESIQSSNGWQRSTEYVKGCIEYYSKQWFEYSYPVATNVAGIVGGMEYPGIVFCSYRSTGGSLWGVTDHEFGHNWFPMIVGSNERKYAWMDEGFNTFINDGSTQAFNKGEYYQKPQGQSMGRAMSGDPIMSTPDVIQSSYLGIAAYYKPAMGLGILRDYILGKERFDYAFRTYINRWAFKHPTPWDFFRTMENVGGEDLSWFWRGWYLNSWKLDQAVKDVKYVSNDPAKGALITIENLDQMVLPVVLAITDSKGKTDTVKLPAEIWQRGGSWTFKFDSDSRLTKIVIDPDKAFPDVDPSNNVWSGSSKKVAADVTATSVLNKYLQAIGGTDKIKAIKDQTLTATGSIQGTDIKMTKKIKSPDKYLLDVFIPMMNVHASKLVINGDSISAVQMGNPVPLDDAAKKHVKATMTLIPEIEYLKKTADLQLSQNIVTDEDGKDNYVITVTEDDETTTELYYDVTTGLLNKKISRNGDQITGVIETSNYKEVNGVKFPYLLINTISGQKIDFKVDELKINSGLSDADFK; encoded by the coding sequence ATGACAATCAACAAAATCCTGCTTTGTTCCGGTATCCTACTGGCTTCCCTGGGGAATGTCGCTGTTGGACAAACCACCACTTCGAAGTACGATCAGCATGAAGTTTTCGGCCCCCTGTTTTACCCTGCCAATGGTAATGAGTATCGCAGTGCATCAGGTGCACCTGGCCACAAGTACTGGCAAAACCGTGCTGACTACACTATCAATGTTGTGCTTGACACCGCTACCCATCGTGTAGATGGTTCCGTAGCCATCACCTACAAAAATAACAGCCCGGATAAACTGGGATTCCTCTGGCTCCAGCTGGATCAGAACATTTACAAGGAAGATTCCAGAGGCGCCGCTACCAGCGTAGTTACCGGCGGCCGTTTTGCTAACCGTAGCTTCACAGAAGGATACAAGATCAAGTCTGTAAGCGTTGCCATCAACGGAAAGAAAACAAATGTTAAATATTCTGTTACCGACACCCGTTTACAGCTCATCCTGCCGGAAGACCTGAAAGCGGACGGTGGCGTTGCCAAAGTATACGTAGACTACGCCTATGAAGTACCCCAGTACGGAACAGACCGTACCGGTCGCCTGAAAACACGCTATGGCTGGGTATACGAAATCGCGCAGTGGTATCCGCGTATGGAGGTATATGATGATATCCTCGGATGGAACTCTATTCCTTACCAGGGCGCTGCTGAGTTTTACCTGGAGTATGGCGACTTTGATTACACCATTACGGCGCCTGCTGGTATGGTCGTAGTAGGTTCCGGTGCACTGGTAAATGAGGCGCAGGTACTGACACCTAAGCAACTGGCGCAACTGGCGAAAGCACGTAACAGCGAGCAGACTGTTATGATCAAAGACAGTGCTGAAGTAGCGGCTGCGAAACCAGGTACTGGCATGCTGTCCTGGCATTTCCAGTGCAAGAATGCCCGTGACATCTCCTGGGCCGCTTCTACTGCCTTCATCTGGGATGCGGCCCGTATCAACCTCCCAAGTGGCAAGAAGACCCTCGCACAGTCAGTATACCCTGTAGAAAGTATTCAGTCATCCAATGGCTGGCAGCGTTCTACCGAATACGTAAAAGGCTGTATCGAATACTATTCCAAACAGTGGTTTGAGTATAGCTATCCGGTAGCAACCAACGTAGCAGGTATCGTAGGTGGTATGGAATATCCAGGTATCGTATTCTGTTCCTACAGAAGCACCGGCGGCAGCTTATGGGGTGTAACCGATCACGAGTTCGGCCACAACTGGTTCCCGATGATCGTTGGGTCCAATGAAAGAAAATATGCGTGGATGGATGAAGGTTTCAACACTTTCATCAACGACGGTTCTACGCAGGCTTTCAATAAAGGTGAATACTATCAGAAACCACAGGGCCAGTCTATGGGCCGTGCCATGAGTGGTGATCCGATCATGAGTACACCTGATGTGATACAGAGCAGCTACCTGGGTATCGCCGCTTACTATAAACCTGCAATGGGTCTGGGCATTCTGCGTGACTACATCCTGGGTAAAGAGCGTTTTGACTATGCATTCCGTACCTATATCAACCGCTGGGCATTCAAACATCCGACTCCATGGGATTTCTTCCGTACAATGGAGAACGTCGGTGGTGAAGACCTGAGCTGGTTCTGGAGAGGCTGGTACCTCAACTCCTGGAAACTTGATCAGGCAGTTAAAGACGTAAAATACGTAAGCAATGATCCTGCGAAAGGCGCGCTGATCACGATCGAAAACCTTGACCAGATGGTGCTGCCGGTCGTACTGGCCATCACCGACAGCAAAGGTAAAACCGATACAGTGAAACTGCCTGCCGAGATCTGGCAACGTGGTGGTTCCTGGACGTTCAAATTTGATTCGGATTCCCGTCTGACCAAGATCGTAATAGATCCTGATAAGGCATTTCCTGATGTAGATCCTTCCAACAACGTATGGAGCGGCAGCAGCAAGAAAGTAGCGGCTGACGTTACCGCTACCAGTGTATTGAATAAATATCTGCAGGCGATCGGTGGTACTGACAAGATAAAAGCGATCAAAGATCAGACACTCACCGCAACTGGTTCCATACAGGGTACTGATATCAAGATGACTAAAAAGATCAAGTCTCCGGATAAATACCTGCTGGATGTTTTCATCCCTATGATGAACGTACATGCCAGTAAACTGGTGATCAACGGTGACAGCATCTCTGCTGTACAGATGGGCAATCCGGTTCCCCTGGATGATGCTGCAAAGAAGCATGTGAAAGCAACCATGACCCTGATCCCGGAGATAGAATACCTGAAAAAAACTGCTGATCTCCAGTTGTCCCAAAACATCGTGACAGATGAAGATGGCAAAGACAATTATGTGATCACAGTAACAGAAGATGATGAAACAACTACTGAACTGTATTACGATGTGACCACCGGTTTACTGAATAAGAAGATCAGCCGTAATGGCGATCAGATCACCGGTGTGATCGAAACAAGTAATTACAAGGAAGTCAATGGTGTGAAATTCCCATACCTGCTGATAAACACGATCAGCGGACAAAAAATAGACTTCAAGGTAGACGAGCTTAAAATTAACAGTGGTCTCTCAGATGCTGATTTTAAATAA
- a CDS encoding ATP-binding response regulator: MGTIRAITLTGADTIDLNERNRIIKVNILASVTGLMAFFFGIFFYIISGKLGLFLGTLVEGTACFYVIYLNKQRKYDLAAFYLQMIHNAATLYFGCILANIVEASLLAIFLIGTSLLIVKDKLFRTTCIVVALITLVLLEVNRFTGIVPAYEFNVISTVIIHYSAIMVIVSLNILIIMFYVKHNDALLKTQQEHAENLEQQVQHRTSELEKANHYKSIFLRETNHEIRVPLNAIHSISQLLLMDAERNHDTAYIKHAEHLCAASHQALDVINNVLELSRIDAGRLHEVHNEAFAIRSLLENIVGTGQYIAKAKGVRIILDYNRRMLPAHLVTDKIKLTQIINNLLFNAVKFTTNDSTVTLAANVENDQCCISVRDEGAGISSEKMAPIFDPFITEWNSFSGGTGLGLHIAQHLATLLGGTISVESVIGQGTVFSFKFPLRACAMPSQPEAAEIRADDSMYAGAKVLVIEDDDMSRIYLTKYLSRLGCEVVSCNGGLDSIAQLQQYTPDLILADRHLPDMDAEEILAYIRNAPLLKRIPVIVMSGDAFEEDRSGAIEAGAIAYLIKPIDFKLLNSILNKCLNSPAII; this comes from the coding sequence ATGGGGACAATTAGAGCGATTACCCTGACCGGTGCAGATACCATTGACCTCAATGAAAGGAACCGAATCATCAAAGTGAACATCCTGGCCAGCGTGACAGGTCTGATGGCATTTTTCTTTGGTATTTTCTTTTATATCATCTCCGGTAAACTGGGCCTTTTCCTCGGCACCCTGGTCGAAGGAACTGCCTGTTTCTACGTCATCTATCTCAATAAGCAACGTAAGTATGATCTGGCAGCTTTCTATCTGCAGATGATCCATAATGCGGCGACACTCTATTTCGGATGTATACTCGCCAATATTGTGGAAGCCAGTCTGCTGGCCATCTTCCTCATAGGCACTTCTTTGCTCATCGTGAAAGATAAACTCTTCCGTACGACCTGTATCGTCGTCGCATTGATCACACTCGTACTGCTGGAAGTGAACCGCTTCACCGGCATCGTTCCTGCATATGAATTCAATGTGATTAGCACGGTTATCATTCACTACTCCGCTATCATGGTGATCGTATCACTCAACATACTTATTATCATGTTCTATGTAAAGCACAACGATGCATTACTTAAAACACAACAGGAACACGCGGAAAACCTGGAACAACAGGTGCAGCACAGGACCAGCGAACTTGAAAAGGCCAATCACTATAAAAGTATCTTCCTGCGTGAAACCAATCATGAGATCCGTGTGCCGTTGAATGCAATTCACTCCATCAGTCAGTTACTGCTGATGGATGCTGAACGAAATCATGATACCGCTTATATCAAGCATGCGGAACACCTCTGTGCTGCCAGCCACCAGGCGCTGGACGTCATCAACAATGTACTCGAGCTGTCGCGCATAGACGCTGGCAGATTACACGAAGTGCACAATGAAGCCTTCGCTATCAGAAGTCTGCTGGAAAATATTGTGGGTACAGGACAGTACATCGCTAAAGCCAAAGGTGTACGGATCATCCTGGATTATAACCGAAGGATGCTACCGGCACATCTTGTGACTGATAAGATCAAGCTCACCCAGATCATTAATAACCTGCTCTTCAACGCCGTAAAATTCACCACGAACGACAGCACGGTTACCCTTGCCGCCAATGTGGAAAATGACCAGTGTTGCATCAGCGTGAGAGATGAAGGTGCAGGCATCAGCAGTGAGAAAATGGCTCCCATCTTTGACCCTTTTATCACTGAGTGGAACAGCTTCTCCGGCGGTACGGGATTAGGGCTGCATATTGCACAGCACCTGGCAACCCTGCTGGGCGGGACAATATCCGTGGAAAGTGTCATCGGCCAGGGAACCGTCTTCAGTTTTAAATTCCCACTCCGGGCCTGCGCCATGCCGAGCCAGCCGGAAGCAGCGGAAATACGTGCGGATGATTCCATGTATGCCGGCGCCAAAGTACTCGTCATTGAAGATGATGACATGAGTCGTATCTACCTGACAAAATATCTCTCAAGACTGGGTTGTGAAGTCGTATCCTGCAATGGAGGACTGGATAGTATAGCACAACTCCAGCAATATACACCCGACCTTATCCTCGCTGACAGGCATCTGCCTGATATGGATGCAGAAGAGATCCTTGCCTATATCAGGAATGCGCCATTGCTTAAACGTATCCCGGTGATAGTGATGTCCGGCGATGCATTCGAAGAAGACAGATCCGGCGCCATTGAAGCAGGCGCCATTGCCTATCTGATCAAACCCATTGACTTCAAACTGCTGAACAGTATCCTCAATAAATGCCTCAATAGCCCCGCTATTATCTGA
- a CDS encoding terpene synthase family protein, with amino-acid sequence MRQITVPTLHCPFEAKISPFVHEIDQHTSSWLHEFNLLQSEEAYDRFRRYKFAWMTARTYPDADLAFLCTANDLNTWLFVLDDLLDHVTPETAGYREQQYLQQVISDFVNVLRYDRSIDRATNPVLAALSHFWDNMRQLSTVSWQCQFTLSLKATFEAAVWEAENARQHRHPSVFQYMQMRPFFSGANLGTDMLEVAAGTYLPVFVLQNEQFQKLVDLARRAVCWANDLFSLSKELAHGDEHNLVVVIGHEQQISLEEAIAQTAAIHNREIAQFSELRSQLPSFGKQIDAAIQRHLDALGTMVRGFMDWSLYDTTRYEFNYTAS; translated from the coding sequence ATGCGACAAATTACTGTCCCAACTCTCCATTGCCCTTTTGAGGCGAAGATCAGTCCATTTGTACATGAGATTGACCAGCACACATCCTCCTGGCTGCATGAGTTTAACCTGCTACAGTCGGAAGAAGCCTATGACCGGTTCCGGCGGTACAAATTTGCCTGGATGACCGCCCGTACTTACCCGGATGCAGACCTCGCCTTCCTCTGTACGGCCAACGACCTTAACACCTGGCTGTTCGTACTGGACGATCTGCTGGATCACGTTACACCGGAAACTGCTGGTTACCGGGAGCAACAGTACCTCCAGCAGGTCATTAGTGACTTTGTCAATGTGCTGCGGTACGACCGTTCCATTGACAGGGCGACCAATCCCGTATTAGCAGCCCTTAGCCATTTCTGGGATAATATGCGGCAACTAAGTACTGTTTCCTGGCAGTGCCAGTTCACCCTCAGTCTGAAAGCCACCTTCGAAGCGGCTGTCTGGGAGGCCGAGAATGCCAGGCAACACCGGCACCCATCTGTGTTCCAGTATATGCAGATGCGCCCGTTCTTTAGTGGGGCTAATCTCGGTACCGATATGCTGGAAGTGGCGGCGGGTACTTACCTGCCCGTTTTCGTGTTGCAGAACGAACAGTTCCAAAAGCTGGTGGACCTGGCGCGCAGAGCTGTTTGCTGGGCAAATGACCTGTTCTCCCTGTCCAAGGAACTGGCGCATGGCGATGAGCATAACCTGGTCGTAGTGATCGGGCATGAACAGCAAATCAGTCTCGAAGAGGCTATTGCGCAGACAGCCGCCATCCATAACCGCGAGATCGCTCAGTTCAGTGAGCTGAGAAGCCAGTTACCGTCCTTCGGCAAACAAATAGACGCCGCCATTCAGCGGCATCTGGACGCACTGGGTACGATGGTCCGGGGATTCATGGACTGGTCCCTCTACGACACCACCCGTTATGAGTTCAACTACACCGCCAGCTGA